From the Exiguobacterium marinum DSM 16307 genome, the window CCAGTATTTGCTGGTATTTCTGGTTGAAACATTACGACATGAATCGCCATGATTGATTTCCCTCACTTTTTCATTTCAAATTCTAGAAGACGTTGTTTCTCGGACAACCCTCCCGCAAAACCGACAAGCTTTCCACTGCTTCCGATAACGCGGTGACATGGAAAGAGAATCGGCAATGGATTCCGATTGAGTGCTTGACCGACGGCGCGAACGGCTTTCGGTCGCCCAATTTGCTCGGCAATTTGTTTATATGTTCGTGTCTCGCCATACGGAATGGTCAATAAAGCATCCCATACGTCCTGTTGAAATGGTGTA encodes:
- a CDS encoding methylated-DNA--[protein]-cysteine S-methyltransferase, which encodes MKIVSSKWGPLAYELNAAGKLTALEFTTHEPKEEAPEWLRDLMLRVEQTGFQEADRAYVEMNGTPFQQDVWDALLTIPYGETRTYKQIAEQIGRPKAVRAVGQALNRNPLPILFPCHRVIGSSGKLVGFAGGLSEKQRLLEFEMKK